The following are encoded together in the Callithrix jacchus isolate 240 chromosome 19, calJac240_pri, whole genome shotgun sequence genome:
- the GUK1 gene encoding guanylate kinase isoform X4, with protein sequence MSGPRPVVLSGPSGAGKSTLLKRLLQEHRGIFGFSVSHTTRNPRPGEENGKDYYFVTREVMQRDIAAGNFIEHAEFSGNLYGTSKAAVQAVQAMNRICVLDVDLQGVRNIKATDLQPIYISVQPPSLHVLEERLRQRNTETEESLEKRLAAARADMESSKEPGLFDAVIINDSLEQAYAELKEALSEEIKKAQRTGA encoded by the exons ATGTCGGGCCCCCGGCCTGTGGTGCTGAGTGGGCCTTCGGGCGCTGGGAAGAGCACCCTGCTGAAGAGGCTGCTCCAGGAGCACAGAGGCATCTTCGGCTTCAGCGTGTCCC ATACCACGAGGAACCCGAGGCCCGGCGAGGAGAATGGCAAAG ATTACTACTTTGTAACCAGGGAGGTGATGCAGAGAGACATAGCAGCCGGCAACTTCATCGAGCATGCTGAGTTCTCAGGGAACCTGTACGGCACGAG CAAGGCGGCAGTGCAGGCGGTGCAGGCCATGAACCGCATCTGCGTGCTGGACGTGGACCTGCAGGGCGTGCGGAACATCAAGGCCACCGACCTGCAGCCCATCTACATCTCCGTACAGCCGCCCTCACTGCACGTGCTG GAGGAGCGGCTGCGGCAGCGCAACACTGAGACAGAGGAGAGCCTGGAGAAGCGGCTGGCTGCTGCCCGGGCCGACATGGAGAGCA GCAAGGAACCGGGCCTGTTTGATGCGGTCATCATTAACGACAGCCTGGAGCAGGCCTACGCGGAGCTGAAGGAGGCGCTGTCTGAG gaaaTCAAGAAAGCTCAAAGGACCGGCGCTTGA
- the GUK1 gene encoding guanylate kinase isoform X5 has translation MSGPRPVVLSGPSGAGKSTLLKRLLQEHRGIFGFSVSRLSARYHEEPEARRGEWQREVMQRDIAAGNFIEHAEFSGNLYGTSKAAVQAVQAMNRICVLDVDLQGVRNIKATDLQPIYISVQPPSLHVLEERLRQRNTETEESLEKRLAAARADMESSKEPGLFDAVIINDSLEQAYAELKEALSEEIKKAQRTGA, from the exons ATGTCGGGCCCCCGGCCTGTGGTGCTGAGTGGGCCTTCGGGCGCTGGGAAGAGCACCCTGCTGAAGAGGCTGCTCCAGGAGCACAGAGGCATCTTCGGCTTCAGCGTGTCCC GTCTCTCTGCCAGATACCACGAGGAACCCGAGGCCCGGCGAGGAGAATGGCAAAG GGAGGTGATGCAGAGAGACATAGCAGCCGGCAACTTCATCGAGCATGCTGAGTTCTCAGGGAACCTGTACGGCACGAG CAAGGCGGCAGTGCAGGCGGTGCAGGCCATGAACCGCATCTGCGTGCTGGACGTGGACCTGCAGGGCGTGCGGAACATCAAGGCCACCGACCTGCAGCCCATCTACATCTCCGTACAGCCGCCCTCACTGCACGTGCTG GAGGAGCGGCTGCGGCAGCGCAACACTGAGACAGAGGAGAGCCTGGAGAAGCGGCTGGCTGCTGCCCGGGCCGACATGGAGAGCA GCAAGGAACCGGGCCTGTTTGATGCGGTCATCATTAACGACAGCCTGGAGCAGGCCTACGCGGAGCTGAAGGAGGCGCTGTCTGAG gaaaTCAAGAAAGCTCAAAGGACCGGCGCTTGA
- the GUK1 gene encoding guanylate kinase isoform X6, whose protein sequence is MSGPRPVVLSGPSGAGKSTLLKRLLQEHRGIFGFSVSRLSARYHEEPEARRGEWQSKAAVQAVQAMNRICVLDVDLQGVRNIKATDLQPIYISVQPPSLHVLEERLRQRNTETEESLEKRLAAARADMESSKEPGLFDAVIINDSLEQAYAELKEALSEEIKKAQRTGA, encoded by the exons ATGTCGGGCCCCCGGCCTGTGGTGCTGAGTGGGCCTTCGGGCGCTGGGAAGAGCACCCTGCTGAAGAGGCTGCTCCAGGAGCACAGAGGCATCTTCGGCTTCAGCGTGTCCC GTCTCTCTGCCAGATACCACGAGGAACCCGAGGCCCGGCGAGGAGAATGGCAAAG CAAGGCGGCAGTGCAGGCGGTGCAGGCCATGAACCGCATCTGCGTGCTGGACGTGGACCTGCAGGGCGTGCGGAACATCAAGGCCACCGACCTGCAGCCCATCTACATCTCCGTACAGCCGCCCTCACTGCACGTGCTG GAGGAGCGGCTGCGGCAGCGCAACACTGAGACAGAGGAGAGCCTGGAGAAGCGGCTGGCTGCTGCCCGGGCCGACATGGAGAGCA GCAAGGAACCGGGCCTGTTTGATGCGGTCATCATTAACGACAGCCTGGAGCAGGCCTACGCGGAGCTGAAGGAGGCGCTGTCTGAG gaaaTCAAGAAAGCTCAAAGGACCGGCGCTTGA